The segment TGCCAGATATGTTGCAAGCTGATGTCTATACCAAGGATATCGAGCCCAACTTGAGCAAAGGTAAGACTCTGTTATTCTCACACGGTTTCGCTATTTTATATAAGACGATTGTCCCGCCCGTAGATGTGAATGTGGTTATGGTGGCACCTAAAGGACCTGGTCATACTGTTCGCAGCCAATATGAAATGGGTCGTGGAGTTCCTACCTTGATTGCGATTCACCAGGACGCAACACGCAAAGCGAAGAAAATTGCATTAGCTTGGGCAAAAGGTATTGGAGGGACTCGTGCAGGTGTTTTTCAAACCACTTTCCAAGAGGAAACGGAAACTGACTTATTTGGTGAACAAGCTGTTCTGTGTGGAGGAACTTCTGCATTAATTCAAGCGGGTTACGAAACTTTAATAGAAGCGGGTTATCAGCCCGAAATGGCCTACTTTGAAGTGCTTCATGAATTGAAATTGATTGTCGATATGATCAATGAGTCTGGGATTAGCGGGATGCGTTTTTCAATCTCTGAGACAGCCAAATATGGTGACGTGACGAGAGGTCCTCGCGTGGTAACTAGTCAGACGAAGAAGAGTATGAAAAAGATTTTGAAGGAAATTCAAAAGGGTCAGTTTGCTAATGAATGGATAGAGGAGCACAAGTCAGGTCGTAAAAACTATAACGCTTTGATGAAAGCCGGAGCAAAGCATCCAATCGAAAAAGTGGGCACCAAGTTGCGCTCTATGATGACGTGGATGAGCAAGAAGAATCTTAAAGGATCGCAAGCTGACTACTAAGAAATCTTTACAATGGATAATATACGCATCTTTGACACCACATTAAGAGATGGTGAGCAGTGCCCTGGGGCAAGTATGAACCCCAGACAGAAAATGGAAATTGCTCATCAGCTTGCCAGGTGGAATGTGGATGTGATTGAAGCTGGCTTTCCCGTTATCAGTGATGGTGATTTTGAATCCGTTCAGCAGATA is part of the Verrucomicrobiota bacterium genome and harbors:
- the ilvC gene encoding ketol-acid reductoisomerase produces the protein MAAKIYKEKDADLSIFKGKTMAVVGFGSQGHAHALNLKESGVHVIIGLYAKSKSAAVAKKKGFKVYETAEAVKKADVIFIAVPDMLQADVYTKDIEPNLSKGKTLLFSHGFAILYKTIVPPVDVNVVMVAPKGPGHTVRSQYEMGRGVPTLIAIHQDATRKAKKIALAWAKGIGGTRAGVFQTTFQEETETDLFGEQAVLCGGTSALIQAGYETLIEAGYQPEMAYFEVLHELKLIVDMINESGISGMRFSISETAKYGDVTRGPRVVTSQTKKSMKKILKEIQKGQFANEWIEEHKSGRKNYNALMKAGAKHPIEKVGTKLRSMMTWMSKKNLKGSQADY